A window of the Hordeum vulgare subsp. vulgare chromosome 5H, MorexV3_pseudomolecules_assembly, whole genome shotgun sequence genome harbors these coding sequences:
- the LOC123399733 gene encoding uncharacterized protein LOC123399733, producing the protein MSGGGHGARRYADALRRQNSSFGGLHHRRSSGLGRRSVVHRRKRRLRHLWRLLQRPRVPHQKERPNQAAISHVNCYPARLPARHIYLSCEGSRLPQ; encoded by the exons ATGTCAGGTGGCGGCCATGGCGCTCGTAGATACGCTGACGCTCTAAGGAGGCAAAACTCCAGTTTTGG GGGCTTACACCATCGCCGTTCCTCGGGACTCGGAAGGAGGAGCGTCGTCCATAGACGAAAGAGGAGGTTGAGACATCTATGGCGCCTGCTGCAGCGACCACGAGTACCACATCAAAAAGAAAG ACCAAACCAAGCTGCAATTTCACATGTAAACTGCTACCCTGCTCGTCTCCCGGCAAGGCACATCTACCTCTCATGTGAAG GGTCGCGGCTACCGCAATAG
- the LOC123399731 gene encoding uncharacterized protein LOC123399731, with protein MVQPWGSARSGEGVRRALVGEREEPWRGGGEGRRTSCRWPCRGGQGRRITLIQARPQPHASGEPRLDPEEAAHTEPHRLNRSSSPCPPAGHRSRHRQRRLPSFPCAATPSTRTTSTSGASTPSNRSTFPPLRSDRRHCSNSPPADLLRRYATPDADRPHPVRFQPLRVLFPCCLLLRFSDRVAPLFVRRSVDLPVSDEDEDEWEDGEEAEEEEEVRGGSKKKAKQHVDQLKRLEEKLETADHPPGNRSLQLSRPLDTFFLLLCCS; from the exons ATGGTGCAGCCTTGGGGATCAGCTAGGAGTGGAGAAGGGGTGAGAAGGGCgctggtgggggagagagaggagccaTGGCGGGGGGGCGGAGAAGGTCGCCGCACCTCGTGCCGTTGGCCATGTAGGGGAGGGCAGGGAAGAAGGATCACCCTGATCCAAGCCCGCCCGCAACCGCACGCCTCGGGAGAGCCAAGGCTCGATCCCGAGGAAGCAGCCCACACTGAGCCCCACCGCCTCAACAGAAGCTCGTCTCCCTGCCCGCCGGCCGGTCACCGGAGCCGCCACCGCCAGCGCCGCCTCCCCTCCTTTCCCTGCGCGGCTACTCCCTCCACCCGGACAACCTCGACCTCGGGCGCCTCCACGCCATCGAATCGCTCGACttttcctcctcttcggtctGATCGCCGCCACTGTTCAAATTCCCCGCCGGCAGACCTCCTCCGCCGTTACGCGACGCCAGACGCGGACCGACCGCATCCGGTGCGATTCCAACCCCTTCGCGTTCTCTTCCCCTGCTGTCTACTCCTCCGTTTTTCTGATCGAGTCGCTCCTCTCTTCGTGCGGCGTTCAGTGGACCTGCCCGTCtcggacgaggatgaggatgagtgggaggatggagaggaagctgaggaggaggaggaggtgcgggGAGGCTCTAAGAAGAAGGCCAAGCAGCACGTAGACCAACTCAAGAGGCTCGAGGAAAAG CTCGAGACAGCAGATCATCCTCCGGGAAACAGAAGCCTTCAACTCTCAAGACCGTTGGATACGTTTTTCTTGCTATTGTGCTGTTCATAG